The Gadus macrocephalus chromosome 3, ASM3116895v1 DNA segment CTTCTCTGTCTAGGTACAGACCAGCGTTCACCCTCTCTAAGTACAGACCAGCGTTCACCTTCTCTGTCTAGGCACAGACCAGCGTTCACCTTCTCTGTCTAGGTACAGCTTCCCGCTCTGGACCCCCGTCGTGTTGTCGTAGAGGTCTGACACCCGGCAGTGGTACGTCCCGGAGCTCCGTCTGTCCACGGGCAGCAGGAGGACAGACTGCCGGGCGGACGGCTGCAGCAGGGTGTAGAAGGCCGGCGCGTCTGGGCCCAGCAGGCTGCCGTTGAGGAACCACTGGAAGCGGGCGTGGCTCCCCTTGGCCACCCGGCAGAAGAACGTCACCGCGGTCACGGAGAAGTCCTCCGCCGTGATGTACTCATAGCTCAGGGTCACCGGCCCGCCCACCGGCGCTGGGAGCAGAGAGCATCATGGGAGACGTTATCTGGACTGAAGAGGCGAGGCTCACACAGGATTAGTCCAAGATGCCATCGAGGCTTCCTGTTATAATAAGACTCACGCATGTCGCCCTCTCCACTGATTCCTTCCCTCCCTGCCCTTGTGTTTCTCTGACTGTCCTCTTTCACCCTAATTGTCCTCTGCCCTCGTTAAAGTTCCCCTCCAAGTGGATTTAGAAAGCGTGTTTCCCTTCCTCCGGTTCATCTTGGTTCTTTGTATCAAGCGTCCCGGCTTCTCCTCCTGATATTTACGGTTCCCGAGTTTTCAGATTCCTTCCCTCCCGACTACGTCTTCTCCCTGCTGGATTGTATCCATGATCTATCACTGATCTACCGACTACCGACCTATCCGCTAGTAAAGACCATCCTTCCTACGCAGACTCCTGCCTCCCGAGTCGTGCGTCCTGTTCCCCTGCTGCTCCCCCAGCCGTTACCATAACGACGGGGGGCTGTGATGGATGTATGATCACATGATGGAGTCCCTCCAATGAGAGCACTGACCCACGTGTACGGCCGTCTCCGTCCCGTCCGCGACCCGCCCCCCGTTCTCGGCCCGGCAGCGCAGCCCTCGGGGCGGGGCGTCCGGGACCAGGGGCACGCTGAAGGAGGCGCTCGGACCCTGCTCGGAGGTCTGCCGGGCCAGGAGCACGGCGCCCCCCAGGAGGGAGAAGGTGATCGGGGGGGTCCCTCTGCTGGACAGGCAGGTGACCCGCACCGAGAAGGTCTGGTTCTGCTTCTCCACGGCGTAGGAGAGGTCAGGGCGGGAGGCCAACTCTGAGGGCAGAAGATCCCACAGATGTTCCCAAACCGTTTTCTGTGAGTGTCGGCCGATACCGAGTTTATACCGATACAGCGTCTAGCATTGTACCTACTGATAGCGCtggttcttattgaagggttctcttacgatgacaGTAATGTAAAGCCGGTTCACTTACTGTCAACAATTCTTTTTTTCAGAACTAAATCATTGACATTTATAATCTATAATTAGAATAATGCGTTTGTATTCTTGTAGTTAAGCGtgagcatccatgtttttccgCTTTGGCAGCTCGAACGGACGTAGGTCGGATTTGGTGCTTTTCCCGTTCTGACATTCCACCTCCGACGttaacgaacgcagcataacattGTAGTGTTTGTGatgctgtcacaccaaaattgttccgggggcgaaaattgtaccgcctatGTAATCCGCGTTCGGAAATTCCAAACGTGCCTGGCAACGGACCGTCGCGTcaaacgttgcctggcaacggacgatcgcgttgaACGATGAGTATGAAGGTTCATAAACATTCGTgaacattcgcgctcattcaTTGAGCGTCACAAGACGAAATAGCATTGAACAGATAagacttattttacaaatgacatttattagcgttgctaactttatatttgaattgtatttaattgtttaatcgcatttagctagtaaactgagtgtattaacacaagctagctagactatgatacactttaaacactcaaattactagctaaattcaatacaatacaaacataaagtaaaaacaagtgttatctgtattatgttatttcgtctttggcaacatgagcgcaaatgttttttgaaatctgcctggcaacggacaatcgcgtcgaacgatgacgtaatgtttcgaacgcggattacgtaggcggtaaaattttcgcccccggtacaattttggtgtgacaatGCCCTTTCCTGTTTCGTAAATTAGCTAGTATAGCTATTAAACTTGCGGCCTTAACGATACCCATTTTTGGCAGTATCCGAGGAATATCCGATACTGGTGTCAGTAGCGGAATAACTCAAACAACTGATGAAAACAAGTTCATGTCTCAAATTGGAATACCTTGTATCATGTTCCTGTCATTGGTTCACATGTAGGTAGGTCATGTTAATACTGAGAgacgacctctgacctttgactGTGATCATGACCTTGGGGCTGGCCGCGCAGTagacctctgacctttgactGTGATCATGACCTTTGGGCTGGCCGCGCAGTagacctctgacctttgactGTGATCATGACCTTGGGGCTGGCCGCGCGGTagacctctgacctttgactGTGATCATGACCTTAGGGCTGGCCGCGCGGTAGACCTCGGTGTCGTTGTATCGGTTGGAGGCGACACAGACGTAGCTCCCAGAGTGCTGCGGTCCAGCTCTGGGGGAGAACGGCAGGTTTTAGGTTCATATCCCGACATGAAAACCCAGCAGCTCTTTATAGGGGGGTTAGAATATGGCAGACATTCAATATCTGTCATGAAGCACTTTCATATGTTAATACAAGGAGACAGGATCACTCATTATTTAGATTTTTGTCTCTGACCTGGGGATGAGGAGGTcctggtgggtgtggtggggggcggggccaggctggggggcggggccaggctggggggtggggccgggggggggctggtcGTCCAGCAGCCAGCTGTAGGAGACGTAGTTCCCTGACGTCACGTTACAGCTCAGAACCAGACGCTCCCCCTCAAAGAACTCCTCCTCCCGGGACCGGATGGCGAGCGTGGCTCCGCCCACGGGCACTGCAGGGAGACAGCGGGCCGGTTAGCACGTTAGCACGGTGCGGCCCAGGTATCATGGAGCCGCACCCTATTGAGGAGAACTCATGTGATCCTTTGTGGTATCGTGGTTTGGGGCTAGCTATGTGATGAAGTAAAGGTTCAACATGTCTACGAGCTTCACTCTGGAGGGGGTTCATGAAGCCTCTTCAGAACACAGGTTAGAAAACCGTTTATATTGGAAGTGGGCGGATTGGTCAATAAGCCACGCCTACAGGTTTAATTGACCCAGGTAAACCTTCAGTCTGTTTTGGCTTTGGCAGAAATGGCAAAGAGGCAGAGTTAGTGTCTAACTTATCTACAAACTCATCAaaccttatatggtgttgtgttgaccaGTATGTGGAGAACAGGGAGCTGTTGTCACCCCCCCAGGAacctgaggtgggggggggggtgaccaggGAGCTGTTGTCAACCCCCCAGGACCctgaggttgggggggggggtgaccaggGAGCTGTTGTCACCCCCCCAGgaccctgaggggggggggggggggggggtgaccaggGAGCTGTTGTCACCCCCCCAGgaccctgagggggggggaccagcTGTTCTCACTCCTCACCCAGGACCTTGAGGCGATGCGGTGGGCTGACGGAGGGCTGGATCCGGGAGTTGTTCTGCACGCTGGCCACACACTCCAGGTTCCCCTCGTGGGAGGCGCGTCGGACCACCATGGGGAAGACGGCCGGGCTGCCGTCCAGGGAGGTGTAGAAAGCCAGGGCCCTGGAGCGGAGCCCCTGCCTGGGGGGCACGGAACACACGGGGGCGCTGTGCTGTCTCTCACTTTACCTTCTTTCTTTTCAGAGGATCTGATCACATGGTGTCACCTGATCACATGGTGTCACCTGGTCACATGGTGTCACCTGGTGTCCCTGATCACATGGTGTCACCTGGTCACATGTTGTCACCTGATCACATGGTGTCACCTGGTCACATGGTGTCACCTGGTCACATGGTGTCACCTGATCACATGGTGTCACCTGGTCACATGGTGTAACCTGATCACATGGTGTGGGCTCACCTGATCACATGGTGTCACCTGGTCACATGGTGTCACCTGATCACATGGTGTCACCTGATCACATGGTGTCACCTGGTCACATGGTGTCACCTGGTCACATGGTGTCACCTGGTCACATGGTGTCCCTGATCACAATGTGTGGGCTCACCTGAACAGCTGCAGGAGGAGTGGCTCTCCTGGGGGGCGGAGCACCCGACACCCAAACTCAACGACGTGTCCGTCCAGTGCTACGTCGGGTCCGTAGAGCAGCGGAGGTCTCAGAGGAGACGCATCTAGAGGGACACACGGCCAGGCGCACGTACGCACGGACACACTCACATGGGGGACAGAGatggtaaacggactgcattcaTACTGCGCTATTCTAACCAGCGGCCGCTcagagcgctttacaatactgcctcacattcacccatcccccccccgacggcggagtcagccccacagggcgacagccagctggtcagcagcagtcagggggaggcgtctcgctcagggacacctcggcactcagctaggaggagccggggatcgaaccagcgaccttctggttaccagccgacccgctctgcctcctgagccacatgtcaCATAGTTTTCAAACAACGGGAggataaagtaataaagtaaagGTCTTACTGCTCTCCAAGCTGAAGCAGAAGAAACCTGAGTGGAAAGTAAAGGTTAGAAAGAGATGACGGATAACAGCAGAACTATGACTGTGGATGTGTCATATCTCACCCAGCACGGCCACAACCATAGAAGAAAACATCTCCAACAGCAACACTGATACGTGGTGGCGTGAAGTTAAGATAATCCTTATTAATATCCACGTTAGTGTCAGCATGTGCTCGTATCTACTCAgtctaaagacacacacacactctcacacacacccacccatccacacacacacacacacacacacacacacagacacacacacacacacacacacacacacacacacacacacacacacacacacacacacacacacacacacacacacacacacacccacccatccacacacacacacacacacacacacacacacacacacacacacacacacacacacacacacacacacacacacacacacacatatgcacacatacatgcacacaaacttgTGTGCAAAATGTGTTCCAAACTGATAGTGCCCAAGCCCTGCCCCTCCTTAGCCTGCCCTCATCAACACAACAAgttctcattcaacttcaatGTAGCAATTTATCACGTACTTAAAGTAAAGAAAAACATGATAGGAATAATTAAAGGTAAACGTAATGCACACTTTACCAACTTTATCAACAAATAAAGACACACAGATTTTAAATCGATaaggtattttatttttcataaagGACACagatactgtaggcctactgctgctTTAAGAAATGTCATTTTGCTACAAAACCAAGACTTGAGTTTAAACACATTCTgataaagagggggggggggggcgaggtggtggtactggtactggtccATGGTACTGGTGCGTCTTGATGAACTGGTTGTGGTGGTTTGTGGTACTGGTCCATGGTACTGGTGCGTCTTAATGAACTGGTTGTGGTGGTTtgtggtactggtactggtccATGGTACTGGTGCGTCTTAATGAACTGGTTGTGGTGGTTTGTGGTAATGGTCCATGGTACTGGTGCGTCTTAATGAACTGGTTGTGGTGGTTtgtggtactggtactggtccATGGTACTGGTGCGTCTTGATGGACTGGTTGTGGTGGTTTGTGGTACTGGTCCATGGTACTGGTGCGTCTTAATGAACTGGTTGTGGTGGTTtgtggtactggtactggtccATGGTACTGGTGCGTCTTAATGAACTGGTTGTGGTGGTTtgtggtactggtactggtccATGGTACTGGTGCGTCTTCATGAACTGGTTGTGGTGGTTtgtggtactggtactggtccATGGTACTGGTGCGTCTTCATGAACTGGTTGTGGTGGTTtgtggtactggtactggtccATGGTACTGGTGCGTCTTCATGAACTGGTTGTGGTGGTTtgtggtactggtactggtccATGGTACTGGTGCGTCTTAATGAACTGGTTGTGGTGGTTtgtggtactggtactggtccATGGTACTGGTGCGTCTTAATGAACTGGTTGTGGTGGTTTGTGGTAATGGTACTGGTCCATGGTACTGGTGCGTCTTGATGGACTGGTTGTGGTGGTTtgtggtactggtactggtccATGGTACTGGTGCGTCTTCATGAACTGGTTGTGGTGGTTTGTGGTACTGGTCCATGGTACTGGTGCGTCTTCATGAACTGGTTGTGGTGGTTtgtggtactggtactggtccATGGTACTGGTGCGTCTTCATGAACTGGTTGTGGTGGTTtgtggtactggtactggtccATGGTACTGGTGCGTCTTCATGAACTGGTTGTGGTGGTTTGGGCATCATAGCCGACTCCAGCTCTGGTTCTCTGAGCGGTCAGAGAAGGCAAGGCTGCTGGCAGACGGGGACCTGagctggggagaggaggggatgaaTCGGATACATgtatcagatatatatatatatgtgtgtgtatgtgtgtatatgtgcgtatGACAGTGGTTGCAGGATCCAGGAACATGAATCAAAGCAGCTTACTGTGTGGTGGAGGGGCGCCGACTGTTGGCTAAGAGAGATAAAGTAACGTTAGTCTCATAGTTTTACATCAGTCCGCACTGTAGCACCGATAAACCTAAACCTAACCTCTTTTAACGTTCATCTTTTCCATGTTTtaccttattattattagtctTTTAGTAGCTGATTTATTTGAACCGAAGTGATTGAGAGTTaattcattaaggagcaggagtCTTTAGTCATCCCACCTCGTGTCGACGAGGATCAAAACCAAGAACCTTTGGGCAGGGAGTCGAACACACAACCCCAATCCTTCATTCAAACAGCATATCTACAGAGAACTCACCCCGTCGGCGGTCCCCAAGCCTCAGcatcacaaacaccccccccgcCACTAAGACCAGCAGCAGGAAGCAGCAGAACGAGATGCTGATGATCTCGATGGTGGTCAGAGCGGCCGCTGGAGGACGATAGAGGAGAAGGGTTAATGAAGGGCTGAGGCCCGAGGGCAGTGGAGAAGGGTTAATGAAGGGCTGAGGCccgagggcagaggagaagggttaatgaagggcagaggagaagggttaatgaagggctgaggcccgagggcagaggagaagggttaatgaagggcagaggagaagggttaatgaagggctgaggcccgagggcagaggagaagggttaatgaagggcagaggagaagggttaatgaagggctgaggcccgagggcagaggagaagggttaatgaagggcagaggagaagggttaatgaagggctgaggcccgagggcagaggagaagggttaatgaagggctgaggcccgagggcagaggagaagggttaatgaagggctgaggcccgagggcagtggagaagggttaatgaagggctgaggcccgagggcagaggagaagggttaatgaagggctgaggcccgagggcagaggagaagggttaatgaagggctgaggcccgagggcagtggagaagggttaatgaagggctgaggcccgagggcagaggagaagggttaatgaagggctgaggcccgagggcagaggagaagggttaatgaagggctgaggcccgagggcagaggagaagggttaatgaagggctgaggcccgagggctgaggagaagggttaatgaagggctgaggcccgagggcagtggagaagggttaatgaagggctgaggcccgagggcagaggagaagggttaatgaagggctgaggcccgagggcagaggagaagggttaatgaagggctgaggcccgagggcagaggagaagggttaatgaagggctgaggcccgagggcagaggagaagggttaatgaagggctgaggcccgagggcagaggagaagggttaatgaagggctgaggcccgagggcagtggagaagggttaatgaagggctgaggcccgagggcagaggagaagggttaatgaagggctgaggcccgagggcagaggagaagggttactgaagggctgaggcccgagggcagtggagaagggttaatgaagggctgaggcccgagggcagaggagaagggttaatgaagggctgaggcccgagggcagaggagaagggttaatgaagggctgaggcccgagggcagaggagaagggttaatgaagggctgaggcccgagggctgaggagaagggttaatgaagggctgaggcccgagggcagtggagaagggttaatgaagggctgaggcccgagggcagaggagaagggttaatgaagggctgaggcccgagggcagaggagaagggttaatgaagggctgaggcccgagggcagaggagaagggttaatgaagggctgaggcccgagggcagaggagaagggttaatgaagggctgaggcccgagggcagaggagaagggttaatgaagggctgaggcccgagggcagaggagaagggttAATGAAGGGCTGAGGCCCGAGGGCAGTGGGACCTCCTGGCTTCAGAACCTTCTGTCTGAGCATTGGGCCCaggtctctgaggggggggggggctctctctgacgggggccctctctctgacgggggggggctctctgacGGGAGGGGGCtccctctgaggggggggggccctctctctgagggggggggggggctccctctgaggggggggggggggctctctctgacgggggccctctctctgacgggggccctctctctgacgggggggggctctctgacGGGAGGGGGCtccctctgagggggggggccctctctctgacggggggacgggaggggggggtgctttctctgaggggggggccctctctctgaggggggggggggctctctctgaggggggccctctctctgaagggggggggctctctctgAAGGGGGGGTGCTCTTTCTGAGGGGGGGGCCctctctctgaggggggggcccTCTCTCTGACGGGGGGGGCCTCTCTCTGACGTGGGGGGGGctctctctgagggggggggctctctctctgagggggggggctctctctctgaggggggcccactctctgaggggggggtctctctctgaggggggggggctctctctctgaggggggggggctctctctctgaggggggcccactctctgaggggggggggctctctctgACGGGGGGGGCCTCTCtctgatggggtgggggggtgctctCTCTGACGGGGGGGGCctctctctgagggggggggggggctctctctgagggggggggggggggctctctctccccagagGAGCAGTGTACCCCCTGGCGCTGCCTCAGGGCTCCTCCCCCACTAGACCTCGGCGCTCACCTGTCAGTCTGACCAGCACGGCCGGACTCTCGAACCAGGGGGCGGAGTCATCGAAGCTGTCCCTCACCCGACAGCGGTAGGACCCGCCCCCCCCGGGGGCCACCCCGGTGAGGACGAGGGACCGCCCCCCGTCCACCAGGCCGTAGCGGGGGGCGGCGGCGTGGAGAGGAGGCGCCGGAAGGAGGTCAGCGGGGAGGCCGGCGCCGTTCAGCAGCCAGGAGAACGAGGGGAAGGTTCCCCGGCCGGGGCGGCAGTGCAGCTGGGCGGCGGCCATCTTAGAGTCTGCCCCGTAGAGatactccacctccagctcaacatggccgccgaccgggactggaggagggggaggaggaggaggagaagaagaagaagaagaagaagaagaagaagaagaagaagaagaagaagaagaagaagaagaagaagaagaagaaaaataacatgGGTGAGAAGATGGCCTGACCTTTATGCCCCTCATCATTCCTCCTACCACCAGACTCCTCCTACCACCAGACTCCTCCTACCACCAGACTCTTCCTACCACCAGACTCTTCCTACCACCAGACTCCTCCTACCACCAGACTATTCCTACCACCAGACTCCTCCTACCACCAGACTCCTCCTACCTACGACCAGAGGTTGCGTCTCGCTCCAAAGGTCCTGGATGTCGGTCTTCACCCGGCACCGGGCAGCGGCCATGTCCTGCGCAGGTTTCATGGCGACGGGGAAGGTCACCGTCATGGAGGCGGTGGCGTTGTGGGAGGCCACCTCCTGTCCGTCCAGGGAGAGGCTGAAGGACGCGGGCGGACTCCCTGTGGAGGTCCAGCAGGTCACGGCCCCCTCGTACCCCCCTGCCGCCTGGGAGAAGCTGAACGAGATCCTGGGCTGGGAGAGGAACGCTGCCGAGGGAAGGAGACGACGGGACAGTGAACCAACACTAAACCAACCGTAAACCAACAGGACAGTAAACCAACGGTAAACCAACAGTAAACCAACGGGACAGTAAACCAACGGTAAACCAACAGTAAACCAACGGGACAGTAAACCAACGGTAAACCAACGGGACAGTAAACCAACGGTAAACCAACAGTAAACCAACGGGACAGTAAACCAACGGTAAACCAACAGTAAACCAACGGGACAGTAAACCAACGGTAAACCAACGGGACAGTAAACCAACGGTAAACCAACGGGACAGTAAACCAACGGTAAACCAACAGTAAACCAATGGGACAGTAAACCAACGGTAAACCAACAGTAAACCAACGGGACAGTAAACCAACGGTAAACCAACGGGACAGTAAACCAACGGTAAACCAACAGTAAACCAACGGGACAGTAAACCAACGGTAAACCAACGGGTCAGtaaaccaatggtaaacagGACAGTAAACCAACAGGACTGTAAACCAATATTAAACCAACAGTAAACCAACAGGACCGTAAACCAACAGTAAACCAACGGGACAGTAAACAATCGGGACAGTTAACCAACGGGACAGTAACCCAACGGGACCGTAAACCAACGGGACAGTAAACCAACAGTAAACCAACGGGACAGTAAACCAATGGGACAGTAAACCAACAGGACAGTAAACCAACGGGACAGTAAACCAACAGTTAACCAACGGGACAGAAAACCAACGGCACAGTAAACCAACGGGACAGTAAAGCAACAGGACAGCAAACTAAAAGTAAACCAACAGTAAACCAACAGTAAACCAACGGGACAGTGAACCAACAAGACAGTAAACCAACAGTAAACCAACAGGACAGTGAACCAACAGGACAGTAAACCAACAGGACATCAAACCAACGGGACAGTAAACCAACAGGACAGTAAACCAACAGGACAGCAAACCAACGGGACAGTAAACCAACAGGACAGTAAACCAACGGGAAAGTAAACAAACGGGACGTAAACCAACGGGACAGTAAACCAACGGGACAGTAAACCAACAGGACAGTAAACCAACAGGACAGTAAACCGATAGTAAACCAACAGGACAGTAAACCAACAGTAAACCAACAGGAGAGTAAACCAATGGGACAGTAAACCAACAGGACAGTAAACCAATGGGAcagtaagggtgcactcacactaggccatctggctgtggccgtggccgttttcacacctaaccgtgctcaaatctgccagtggcCAGGCCAACTtcgccacttgggagaggtgtgctgctacggtacggtcCGCTaaggtacagatgctaatgagccgacacgcgcacacgcacggctacgcaacctgagctggatgacgtatagtccatgcgacgaccatggacataataaaggcgacgagcctttattattaaacggtaaacatggcgccAAGCGATGTTTACGCTTGTTTGCGTACTCGAAAAAAACAGCAGTGAGAATGGGCTCTATCtgagaacggctccaaataagcaaaagaaaaagtgtgaactgtgttctctgtgttgttgtccatcgttgttaaaactctgactggcggcagactttattatggtccatgcagcggacgcttggtgatgacgagttatgacgtgatgacgtatgtacaagagcctaccgtggccaggccacagttgcaacggccaacggccacggccagatggcctagtgtgagtgcaggccagagaacaatggNNNNNNNNNNNNNNNNNNNNNNNNNNNNNNNNNNNNNNNNNNNNNNNNNNNNNNNNNNNNNNNNNNNNNNNNNNNNNNNNNNNNNNNNNNNNNNNNNNNNTAAAaaaggttggtctgaagtagcctaattacccgtaggtgtggtttgggcgtaacgtgcaataaaccaaagagatcgccagctcccatcccctttaagagccatgagcgcatttgaatcggacgagttgatattttgacagtctgcagtctccgataagacagatgcacatgaatttcaaacttcaaatggctcagtttatggccaaataatatggcctaattcacacatggaataaggttttcttctacaacttcaaaTACTGAGTCCTATTTAATGTGGTTCtatgtttcttatcagtattgtatgcattatcgttatcgactggtgttcctaatatgcatgtgtccccccattaatatacattgccatggactgtattattcgttacgtgtttagtttgcatgtgtttaaacagatggacgcacacacgcgcgcccgcattcgcccgcctctctctctccccctctctctccccctctctctctctctctctctctctctctctctccccctctctctccccctctctctctctctctctctctctctctctctctctctctctctctctctctctctctctccctctctctctctctctctctctctctctctctctctctctctctctctctccctctctctctctctctctctctctctctctctctctctacctactcATGACCTGCACCCTGATGCTGTTGCTCGTGGTGGTGTTCTTCCCCGCGGTCACCGTGCAGTGGTACGACCCTTCCTTCGTCACCGTGATCTTGAACTCTGCCGTGAGGTTCTCCTGATGACGGGTTACCGTGGCGACCACCCGCCCGCTCATCATCAGTTGGTATGTGACGGGCGGGGGGGAGGCCGCCGCCGTGCACAGGAGCCGCGCCTTGGAGCccaggggggcggagcctggaCCGGTCAGCACCGGGGGGGCGGAGCCCGCACAGTCTGAGGAGAGgattcacacatgcatgcacgcacgcacgcacacacagacgcacgcacacacacgcacacacgcaagcactcatacatacacacacagtgacacacacacacacacacacagtgacacacacacacatgcacacacacacacacagacacacacacgcacacacacgcacgcacgcactcatacatacacacacagtgacacacacacacacacacacacacagacatacacacacacacactcatgcacacacacacacacacacacacacgcacgcactcatacatacacacacagtg contains these protein-coding regions:
- the LOC132454753 gene encoding uncharacterized protein LOC132454753 isoform X2, which produces MLTLTWILIRIILTSRHHVSVLLLEMFSSMVVAVLGFFCFSLESNASPLRPPLLYGPDVALDGHVVEFGCRVLRPPGEPLLLQLFRQGLRSRALAFYTSLDGSPAVFPMVVRRASHEGNLECVASVQNNSRIQPSVSPPHRLKVLVPVGGATLAIRSREEEFFEGERLVLSCNVTSGNYVSYSWLLDDQPPPGPTPQPGPAPQPGPAPHHTHQDLLIPRAGPQHSGSYVCVASNRYNDTEVYRAASPKVMITVKELASRPDLSYAVEKQNQTFSVRVTCLSSRGTPPITFSLLGGAVLLARQTSEQGPSASFSVPLVPDAPPRGLRCRAENGGRVADGTETAVHVAPVGGPVTLSYEYITAEDFSVTAVTFFCRVAKGSHARFQWFLNGSLLGPDAPAFYTLLQPSARQSVLLLPVDRRSSGTYHCRVSDLYDNTTGVQSGKLYLDREGERWSVPRQRSAEPPLQRGRRGGLQLLWSGDRLRLRLLLRWTDLQWTSEVKGVVLAFEEDLDWEEYRERAEGLTAAGLESDLQEALGSEEEEEQRPENRETQRRTRSHEEENTEP
- the LOC132454753 gene encoding uncharacterized protein LOC132454753 isoform X22, which encodes MLTLTWILIRIILTSRHHVSVLLLEMFSSMVVAVLGFFCFSLESNASPLRPPLLYGPDVALDGHVVEFGCRVLRPPGEPLLLQLFRQGLRSRALAFYTSLDGSPAVFPMVVRRASHEGNLECVASVQNNSRIQPSVSPPHRLKVLVPVGGATLAIRSREEEFFEGERLVLSCNVTSGNYVSYSWLLDDQPPPGPTPQPGPAPQPGPAPHHTHQDLLIPRAGPQHSGSYVCVASNRYNDTEVYRAASPKVMITVKELASRPDLSYAVEKQNQTFSVRVTCLSSRGTPPITFSLLGGAVLLARQTSEQGPSASFSVPLVPDAPPRGLRCRAENGGRVADGTETAVHVAPVGGPVTLSYEYITAEDFSVTAVTFFCRVAKGSHARFQWFLNGSLLGPDAPAFYTLLQPSARQSVLLLPVDRRSSGTYHCRVSDLYDNTTGVQSGKLYLDREGERWSVPRQRSAEPPLQRGRRGGLQLLWSGDRLRLRLLLRWTDLQEETGAP
- the LOC132454753 gene encoding uncharacterized protein LOC132454753 isoform X24; this translates as MVVRRASHEGNLECVASVQNNSRIQPSVSPPHRLKVLVPVGGATLAIRSREEEFFEGERLVLSCNVTSGNYVSYSWLLDDQPPPGPTPQPGPAPQPGPAPHHTHQDLLIPRAGPQHSGSYVCVASNRYNDTEVYRAASPKVMITVKELASRPDLSYAVEKQNQTFSVRVTCLSSRGTPPITFSLLGGAVLLARQTSEQGPSASFSVPLVPDAPPRGLRCRAENGGRVADGTETAVHVAPVGGPVTLSYEYITAEDFSVTAVTFFCRVAKGSHARFQWFLNGSLLGPDAPAFYTLLQPSARQSVLLLPVDRRSSGTYHCRVSDLYDNTTGVQSGKLYLDREGERWSVPRQRSAEPPLQRGRRGGLQLLWSGDRLRLRLLLRWTDLQWTSEVKGVVLAFEEDLDWEEYRERAEGLTAAGLESDLQEALGSEEEEEQRPENRETQRRTRSHEEENTEP
- the LOC132454753 gene encoding uncharacterized protein LOC132454753 isoform X10; this translates as MLTLTWILIRIILTSRHHVSVLLLEMFSSMVVAVLGFFCFSLESNASPLRPPLLYGPDVALDGHVVEFGCRVLRPPGEPLLLQLFRQGLRSRALAFYTSLDGSPAVFPMVVRRASHEGNLECVASVQNNSRIQPSVSPPHRLKVLVPVGGATLAIRSREEEFFEGERLVLSCNVTSGNYVSYSWLLDDQPPPGPTPQPGPAPQPGPAPHHTHQDLLIPRAGPQHSGSYVCVASNRYNDTEVYRAASPKVMITVKELASRPDLSYAVEKQNQTFSVRVTCLSSRGTPPITFSLLGGAVLLARQTSEQGPSASFSVPLVPDAPPRGLRCRAENGGRVADGTETAVHVAPVGGPVTLSYEYITAEDFSVTAVTFFCRVAKGSHARFQWFLNGSLLGPDAPAFYTLLQPSARQSVLLLPVDRRSSGTYHCRVSDLYDNTTGVQSGKLYLDREGERWSVPRQRSAEPPLQRGRRGGLQLLWSGDRLRLRLLLRWTDLHRRPWAQRRRRSSGRRTGRPRGEHGAMRRRTRSHEEENTEP